The uncultured Methanobrevibacter sp. genome contains a region encoding:
- a CDS encoding TIGR00266 family protein yields MEYEITGGAFPMVICKLKKGESMQDETGAMTYMTPGIKMETNTGGGLLKGLGRALSGDTFFLNFFTAERDDEEVAFASCYPGKILPIRLESGKSIIGQKNAFLTAERGINLEMHFRKKLGAGLFGGEGFILQKFTGNGMLFLEIDGEVIEKNLAPGERLLVDQGHVAAMDETVDFDIQRVKGVKNMLFGGEGLFFATLTGPGRVWLQTMPLSKLVDAIIPYIPTNNNE; encoded by the coding sequence ATGGAATATGAAATTACAGGCGGAGCATTTCCAATGGTGATATGCAAGCTAAAAAAAGGCGAATCCATGCAGGATGAAACAGGTGCAATGACATACATGACCCCAGGTATAAAAATGGAAACAAACACAGGAGGAGGTCTTCTAAAAGGTCTTGGAAGGGCACTCTCCGGAGATACATTCTTTTTAAACTTCTTCACAGCAGAACGTGACGATGAAGAGGTTGCATTTGCATCATGTTATCCTGGAAAGATCCTACCGATAAGATTGGAATCAGGCAAATCAATTATCGGACAAAAGAATGCATTTCTTACAGCCGAAAGAGGCATAAACCTTGAAATGCACTTCAGAAAAAAACTTGGCGCAGGACTCTTTGGTGGAGAAGGTTTCATTCTTCAGAAATTCACAGGAAATGGAATGCTGTTTTTGGAAATAGACGGTGAAGTCATAGAAAAGAATCTGGCACCTGGTGAAAGGTTGCTGGTCGATCAGGGACATGTAGCCGCAATGGATGAAACAGTTGACTTTGATATCCAAAGGGTAAAAGGTGTGAAAAACATGCTCTTCGGTGGTGAAGGACTGTTTTTCGCTACATTGACCGGTCCTGGAAGAGTATGGCTGCAGACCATGCCACTCAGCAAATTGGTTGATGCAATTATACCATACATTCCAACAAACAATAATGAATGA